A genomic segment from uncultured Marinifilum sp. encodes:
- a CDS encoding fibronectin type III domain-containing protein, whose amino-acid sequence MKRFFTLFLCFLFIAGTAYSQNREINAEGKYKGVIHVKFAPKEVKKVDALNQLLLDSKKIKLKQKPEFVTTNIRNLDRVNEKFKAHKMKRVYRNAGKFEDRHRKFGLHLWYEIEFNSNTPVKQLIESYQNVAEISIAEGVHSTKMIGSDKGKKIEPAALPSGTNDPLFGDQWHYENTGQNEGTAGADISLLEAWQIETGNSDVIVAIEDGGVDFDHVDLAANMWVNSGEIPGNGIDDDNNGYVDDIYGYNFGDDTGEIYVGDHGTHVAGTVAAVNNNGIGVSGVAGGSGNNDGVKLMSCNVFGASNGGFAEAFTYAADNGAVISQNSWSYSYPYQYDQAVLDGIDYFIANAGGNSAPMDGGIVIFAAGNDNSQSRYYPAYYDKVMAVAATNKNDVRSYYSNYGDWVDIAAPGGELETTNEDPTAVHSTFPDDQYGVFQGTSMACPHVSGVAALIVSKYAGNITPTEVWNKLVDNTDPIDDLQSARYVGKLGSGRLNAYKALSDDNLPSVPSGLTATNITQTSFTIEWNAVSGATSYDLQIREQGGSWTTFNTSELSYNYSEASAGTTYEYQVRANNDSGSSSYSAIATLTTEEAPTPPDTPTNLAASDITYNSMTISWDAVDDAVDYDLDVRPEGGEWTTITQAEITYAYTSLSAETTYQIKVRANNAEGSSDYTASIEATTLEAPSAPDTPANLMASEITYNSMIISWDAVENADQYELNVRPKGGAWTVIEQTATSYNYTELSAETIYEFRVLAKNDIGASAYTSIVEATTLQTPPAPETPANLLASAITYNSMTISWDASANADNYDLQVRATGESWTTINQTTTSYNYTELTGATTYEFQVRANNDFGSSAYSAIVSAETLSEPSVPGIPQNVIASNITYNSFTISWDTVADTDNYDVDIRLSGGNWESTNTLSTSYDYSPAKANSDYEFRVRANNNVGNGEYSVVGTLTTNPIPVPDTPTGVSASNITSNSFSLSWNAMEFADNYDIQVRESGAAWESFSSSSTNFDYIGASPETSYEYQLRATNSSGESEYTPIQSLTTLEDSPTPEYCESYAKNTRYQYIDLVEIADMSNVSGDDGGYGDYTGLIADVNPGKNYVLNFSLAYKSRTYLSHWKIYIDFNRDGTFSTNENIVSGYAISSGTYSANVSVPDDAVLGHTRMRVILKHRRGVADACQIFNQGEVEDYTINISNTAQNLATKTSALGLSLSDTAPVEELKVYPNPAKDYVNLYIQGNIQSKVRITTITGKTIKLMTLDMENNNIDISELPSGMYFISIEDGEEIITKKLLKL is encoded by the coding sequence ATGAAAAGATTTTTTACTCTTTTTCTTTGTTTTTTATTTATTGCAGGTACTGCTTATAGTCAAAACCGGGAAATTAATGCCGAAGGTAAGTACAAAGGTGTTATTCATGTAAAATTTGCACCTAAAGAAGTTAAAAAAGTTGATGCCCTAAACCAGCTTCTACTCGATTCGAAAAAAATAAAGCTGAAACAAAAACCAGAATTTGTTACTACAAATATCAGAAATCTGGACAGGGTAAATGAAAAATTTAAGGCCCATAAAATGAAAAGAGTTTACCGTAACGCTGGTAAATTCGAAGATCGTCACAGAAAATTTGGTTTACATTTATGGTACGAAATAGAGTTTAACTCAAATACTCCGGTAAAACAGTTAATCGAATCCTACCAAAATGTAGCAGAAATTTCTATTGCAGAAGGAGTTCATTCTACAAAAATGATAGGCAGCGATAAAGGAAAAAAAATAGAACCTGCCGCATTGCCTTCCGGAACCAACGATCCCCTGTTTGGTGATCAGTGGCATTACGAAAATACCGGTCAAAATGAAGGTACAGCTGGCGCTGATATTAGTTTACTGGAAGCGTGGCAAATTGAAACGGGAAATTCAGACGTTATTGTTGCAATTGAAGATGGTGGAGTTGATTTTGATCATGTTGATCTGGCTGCTAATATGTGGGTAAATAGTGGCGAAATTCCAGGCAATGGAATTGATGATGATAACAATGGATATGTAGATGATATTTATGGCTATAACTTTGGAGATGACACTGGTGAAATTTATGTTGGTGATCATGGTACTCACGTTGCCGGAACAGTAGCTGCTGTTAACAACAACGGTATTGGTGTTAGTGGAGTTGCAGGAGGTAGCGGTAATAACGATGGTGTTAAATTAATGTCCTGTAATGTATTTGGAGCCTCCAATGGTGGTTTTGCCGAAGCTTTTACTTATGCAGCCGACAATGGAGCTGTAATATCTCAAAATAGCTGGAGTTACTCTTATCCTTATCAATACGATCAGGCTGTTCTTGATGGAATAGACTATTTTATTGCCAATGCAGGTGGTAATAGTGCTCCTATGGATGGTGGAATAGTAATTTTTGCTGCAGGTAACGATAATTCTCAAAGTAGATATTACCCTGCTTATTACGACAAAGTTATGGCTGTTGCAGCAACTAACAAAAACGATGTAAGATCCTATTACTCAAACTATGGCGATTGGGTCGACATTGCCGCTCCTGGTGGAGAATTAGAAACTACTAACGAAGACCCCACTGCTGTTCACAGTACATTTCCAGATGATCAATACGGGGTATTTCAGGGAACATCAATGGCTTGTCCTCACGTATCGGGAGTTGCCGCTTTAATTGTATCTAAATATGCAGGAAACATAACTCCAACCGAAGTTTGGAACAAACTTGTTGATAATACCGATCCAATAGATGATTTACAAAGTGCAAGATATGTAGGTAAACTTGGTAGCGGAAGGTTAAATGCTTACAAAGCACTAAGTGACGATAATTTACCCTCTGTTCCTTCTGGTTTAACAGCAACAAATATCACACAAACATCTTTTACTATTGAGTGGAATGCTGTAAGCGGAGCTACATCTTACGATTTACAAATTCGTGAACAAGGAGGTAGCTGGACAACTTTTAACACCAGTGAACTTAGTTATAACTATTCGGAAGCTAGTGCGGGTACAACTTACGAATATCAGGTAAGAGCAAATAATGATTCAGGTTCAAGTTCATATTCTGCCATAGCAACACTTACAACCGAAGAAGCTCCAACTCCTCCCGATACGCCAACTAACCTAGCTGCTTCTGATATTACCTATAACTCTATGACCATTAGCTGGGATGCGGTTGACGATGCGGTTGATTATGATCTTGATGTTCGTCCTGAAGGAGGAGAATGGACTACGATTACTCAAGCAGAAATTACTTATGCTTACACATCATTAAGCGCAGAAACAACTTATCAGATTAAAGTAAGAGCTAATAATGCAGAGGGCTCGAGCGATTATACAGCAAGTATTGAAGCAACTACTCTAGAAGCTCCTTCGGCTCCGGATACTCCTGCTAATTTAATGGCTTCGGAAATTACATATAACTCCATGATTATTAGCTGGGATGCTGTTGAAAATGCTGATCAGTACGAATTAAATGTTCGGCCTAAAGGTGGAGCATGGACTGTTATTGAGCAAACTGCAACATCATACAATTATACAGAGCTTAGTGCTGAAACCATATATGAATTTAGAGTTTTGGCGAAAAATGACATAGGTGCAAGTGCATATACTTCTATTGTTGAAGCAACAACACTGCAAACTCCCCCTGCGCCAGAAACTCCTGCAAATTTATTGGCCTCTGCAATCACATATAATTCTATGACAATTAGCTGGGATGCATCAGCTAATGCAGACAACTATGACCTGCAAGTACGAGCAACTGGTGAAAGCTGGACTACAATTAATCAAACTACTACCTCATATAATTATACCGAACTTACAGGTGCAACTACCTACGAATTTCAGGTAAGAGCAAATAACGATTTTGGTTCCAGTGCTTACTCTGCTATAGTTAGTGCAGAAACACTTTCAGAACCTAGCGTTCCTGGAATTCCTCAAAATGTAATTGCAAGTAATATAACTTATAACTCATTTACAATTAGCTGGGATACTGTTGCCGATACAGATAATTACGATGTAGATATTCGATTATCAGGTGGCAACTGGGAGTCTACAAATACATTATCTACTTCCTACGACTATAGTCCTGCCAAAGCTAATTCTGATTATGAATTTAGAGTACGAGCAAACAATAATGTTGGAAATGGAGAATATTCGGTTGTGGGTACTCTAACAACCAATCCTATTCCTGTTCCTGATACTCCAACAGGTGTAAGTGCATCTAATATTACCTCTAATTCCTTCTCTTTAAGTTGGAATGCTATGGAGTTTGCAGACAATTACGATATTCAAGTTCGGGAATCTGGTGCTGCCTGGGAATCTTTCTCAAGCTCATCTACTAACTTCGATTATATAGGTGCAAGCCCCGAAACAAGCTATGAATATCAGCTTAGAGCAACCAACTCTTCCGGAGAAAGTGAATACACTCCTATTCAATCATTAACTACACTGGAAGATTCTCCAACACCCGAATATTGTGAATCTTATGCTAAAAATACCAGATATCAGTACATCGATTTAGTAGAAATTGCAGATATGAGCAATGTATCAGGCGATGATGGTGGATATGGAGATTATACTGGTCTAATTGCTGATGTTAATCCTGGCAAAAATTATGTCCTTAACTTTTCATTGGCGTACAAATCGAGAACTTACTTAAGCCATTGGAAAATATACATCGATTTTAACAGAGATGGAACTTTTAGCACAAATGAAAATATTGTTTCGGGCTATGCCATAAGTAGCGGTACTTATTCGGCAAATGTTTCAGTTCCTGACGATGCAGTATTAGGACACACAAGAATGAGAGTAATCTTAAAACACAGAAGAGGTGTAGCCGACGCATGTCAGATATTTAATCAGGGCGAGGTGGAAGATTATACCATTAACATATCGAATACAGCACAAAATCTAGCCACTAAAACTTCGGCTTTAGGCTTATCCTTGAGTGATACTGCGCCTGTTGAAGAATTAAAAGTATACCCTAACCCTGCTAAAGACTATGTAAATCTTTACATACAGGGAAATATTCAATCTAAAGTTCGTATTACTACAATTACTGGTAAAACTATTAAACTAATGACTTTGGATATGGAGAACAATAATATTGATATTTCGGAACTACCTTCGGGCATGTATTTTATTTCTATTGAAGATGGTGAAGAAATTATTACTAAAAAATTACTTAAATTATAA
- a CDS encoding UvrD-helicase domain-containing protein — MSELNIYRASAGSGKTYTLTGEFLKLVFEDPSNYKSILAVTFTNKATDEMKSRIIKEIHVISSGENSPYAKDLCEANNLNIGDLQNRASEILNRLLHDYSRFSVTTIDSFFQKIVRSFTREIGLQMGYNIELDQSRVLNEVADLLLQDVDDDKQLRAWLTSFAESKIREGKTWNFKQDILVLGSEVFKEDFQNFSGKLIEKLSDKSFLNEYRKILKEIKDDFESYFARIGEKARAILENHALDVSDFSYAKSGVAGYITSLGTGAKLEPGTRAKLAVDTPKKWYAGKASPEIKKAIETAYSAGLNELLKDAIKYYEEQGMLYKSTDKTLSYIYTLGILTDLSKKIREYSESENIFLLSDASRLLRNIIGENDSPFIYEKIGNVYKHFMIDEFQDTSSMQWDNFRPLLGNSLAENQHSLVVGDVKQSIYRWRNGDWKLLSDQLDIDFESYGVNGMSLNYNWRSTKNVIDFNNAVFALAATILQNDYNASIPNEISESLQEEQGKILNAYKDVYQHYPEKKEGDGGYVKAYFIEKDSERDWTEPVLEDLPLKIEELQANGYKARDIAILVRNGKEGGLVADALMAYRASEKAKENVNYDVISNDSLYLKNSSAINFLVHLLHYLVYPEDMVNFGFLRQEFSLYVKESTDLTDDDIYCVNDEAKSVLPSEFVDNISELKRQPLYDLTERLIQMFNLNRNPYDYPFLEAFQDFVLGFTKSDSPDLNSFVLHWQERKNKEVISVSDEQDAIRIMTVHKSKGLEFKALILPFCNWDLDNTRHTNILWCQPKVEGFDVLDVLPVRYGSTLKDTIYYEEYFTEKLQSYIDNLNLLYVAQTRAEEVFISYSPLTNNKELKTVADLLHFSFQNSSEFSSDFFGDKIISLSENWNEEGKFFELGKISNKNASIPADAKNKMLEYPASLLDDRLKLRSHSADYFDFSEAESVETFSPVSRGNILHQLFQQIEYSEDLDKAVTALQFEGKLDSKQASEVREFASELLGNPEVEMWFSKDWTVVNERDILKGNGDVYRPDRVIYKGKEAIVIDYKFGKKKEKTHQKQVSTYKKLVKELGFDVVKGYVLYGKLSEIVEV; from the coding sequence ATGTCAGAACTTAATATATACCGGGCTTCAGCAGGTTCGGGCAAAACTTATACTTTAACAGGAGAATTTTTGAAATTGGTTTTCGAAGATCCGTCTAATTACAAAAGCATTCTTGCAGTAACTTTTACCAATAAGGCTACTGATGAAATGAAATCCAGAATTATAAAAGAAATACATGTGATTTCATCAGGTGAAAATTCTCCTTATGCTAAAGATTTATGTGAAGCCAATAATTTAAATATTGGCGATTTACAGAATAGAGCCAGCGAAATTTTAAACCGATTACTGCATGATTATTCGCGTTTTTCGGTAACAACAATCGATAGCTTCTTTCAGAAAATTGTTCGTTCCTTTACTCGTGAAATTGGTCTGCAAATGGGCTATAATATCGAATTGGACCAAAGTAGGGTATTAAATGAAGTTGCAGATTTGCTTTTACAAGATGTTGATGATGATAAGCAATTGAGAGCATGGTTGACTTCTTTTGCTGAATCGAAAATACGAGAAGGAAAAACCTGGAATTTTAAGCAGGACATTCTGGTTTTGGGAAGTGAAGTTTTTAAAGAAGATTTTCAGAATTTTTCAGGAAAATTAATTGAAAAATTATCTGATAAAAGTTTTTTAAATGAATACAGAAAAATATTAAAAGAAATTAAAGATGATTTTGAATCTTATTTTGCTCGAATAGGAGAGAAAGCCAGAGCGATTTTAGAGAATCATGCATTGGATGTTTCTGATTTTTCCTATGCTAAGTCGGGCGTGGCAGGGTATATAACAAGCTTGGGTACAGGTGCTAAGTTAGAGCCTGGTACCAGAGCTAAATTGGCTGTTGATACTCCTAAAAAATGGTATGCTGGAAAAGCATCACCAGAAATAAAAAAGGCTATTGAGACTGCGTATTCTGCAGGCTTAAATGAACTTTTAAAAGATGCAATAAAGTATTACGAAGAGCAGGGAATGCTCTATAAATCAACAGATAAAACCTTAAGTTATATTTATACATTGGGTATTTTAACCGATTTGTCAAAAAAAATCAGAGAATACTCAGAAAGTGAGAATATTTTTCTTTTATCGGATGCCAGCAGACTATTGAGAAATATAATTGGAGAGAATGATTCTCCATTTATTTACGAAAAAATAGGTAATGTTTATAAGCATTTTATGATAGATGAATTTCAGGATACATCATCAATGCAATGGGATAACTTTAGACCTTTGTTGGGAAATTCACTGGCCGAAAATCAGCATTCCTTAGTAGTTGGAGACGTAAAACAATCGATTTATCGCTGGCGAAATGGAGATTGGAAATTATTGTCGGATCAGTTGGATATCGATTTTGAAAGTTACGGTGTAAATGGCATGAGCCTAAATTACAATTGGCGAAGTACAAAAAATGTAATTGACTTTAATAATGCTGTATTTGCTTTAGCTGCAACCATTTTGCAGAATGATTATAATGCGTCTATTCCAAATGAAATATCGGAATCATTACAGGAAGAACAGGGAAAAATCTTAAATGCATATAAGGACGTATATCAGCATTACCCAGAAAAGAAGGAAGGCGATGGTGGATATGTAAAAGCTTATTTTATAGAAAAAGATTCGGAACGAGACTGGACAGAACCTGTTTTGGAAGATTTACCATTAAAAATAGAAGAGTTACAGGCAAACGGATACAAAGCCAGAGATATTGCTATTTTAGTTAGGAATGGTAAGGAAGGCGGATTGGTTGCCGATGCACTAATGGCATATAGGGCAAGTGAGAAAGCAAAGGAAAATGTTAATTATGATGTAATTTCCAACGATTCATTGTACTTGAAAAATTCATCGGCCATTAATTTTTTGGTGCATCTTCTTCATTATCTGGTTTATCCAGAGGATATGGTTAATTTCGGTTTTTTGCGTCAGGAGTTTAGTCTTTATGTGAAGGAAAGTACCGACTTAACAGATGATGATATTTATTGTGTTAATGATGAGGCAAAATCTGTTTTGCCAAGTGAGTTTGTTGATAATATTTCGGAGCTAAAAAGACAACCTTTGTATGATTTAACAGAACGCTTAATACAAATGTTTAATTTGAATAGAAATCCTTACGATTATCCTTTTTTAGAGGCTTTTCAGGATTTTGTTTTAGGTTTTACTAAAAGTGATTCTCCCGATTTAAATTCATTTGTTTTACATTGGCAAGAGAGAAAAAATAAGGAGGTAATTTCGGTATCCGACGAGCAGGATGCCATTAGAATTATGACTGTTCATAAATCGAAAGGTTTGGAATTTAAAGCTTTAATTTTACCATTTTGCAATTGGGATTTAGACAATACACGACATACCAATATTCTTTGGTGTCAGCCTAAAGTAGAAGGTTTTGATGTTTTGGATGTTTTACCGGTTAGATATGGGAGCACTTTAAAGGATACCATTTATTATGAAGAATATTTTACTGAGAAACTGCAATCGTATATCGATAATTTAAATTTATTGTATGTTGCACAAACCCGTGCCGAAGAGGTTTTTATTAGTTATTCTCCTTTAACCAATAATAAAGAATTGAAGACAGTTGCCGATTTATTGCATTTTTCTTTTCAAAATTCCAGCGAGTTTTCTTCCGATTTTTTTGGTGATAAAATAATTTCTCTGTCTGAAAATTGGAATGAGGAAGGCAAGTTTTTTGAATTGGGAAAAATAAGTAATAAGAATGCAAGTATTCCTGCAGATGCAAAAAATAAAATGTTGGAATATCCTGCTTCACTATTGGATGACAGATTAAAATTACGATCGCATTCGGCTGATTATTTTGATTTTTCGGAGGCAGAATCTGTGGAAACATTTTCTCCTGTAAGCAGAGGAAATATTCTTCATCAGCTGTTTCAACAGATTGAGTATTCTGAAGATTTAGATAAGGCTGTTACGGCTTTGCAGTTCGAGGGGAAATTAGATTCCAAGCAAGCAAGCGAGGTAAGAGAATTTGCAAGCGAACTTTTAGGTAATCCTGAAGTGGAAATGTGGTTTTCGAAAGATTGGACTGTTGTTAATGAGAGAGATATACTAAAAGGAAATGGAGATGTTTACCGTCCTGATAGAGTTATTTATAAAGGAAAAGAAGCAATAGTTATTGATTATAAGTTTGGAAAAAAGAAGGAGAAAACACACCAGAAACAGGTGTCTACTTATAAAAAGTTGGTTAAAGAGCTAGGTTTCGATGTGGTTAAGGGCTATGTTCTTTACGGAAAACTTTCAGAAATAGTAGAGGTCTGA
- a CDS encoding isocitrate/isopropylmalate family dehydrogenase: MTTRTIVSMPGDGIGRVVLEETQRVLQAAGFNANYIEADIGWEFWCKEGNPLPERTIKLLKKHKIALFGAITSKPKDDASKELASNLQNKGLVYSSPIVGLRQHFNLDICIRPCKTYKGNPLNFIRRGKNNVIEEPMVDVVIFRQNTEGLYGGVEWSNPNNIVYAALTSHPKFVKNFGTVPRKELSVSTRIFSKNATSRILYAAFDYARKYNYKSVTVCEKPNVIRETSGMMFHLAQEIQRKEYSEIDLWNTNIDAQMMWLTKNPEKYGVIVAGNMFGDIVSDGFAGLIGGLGFACSAQMSDEGVAVFEPTHGSAPKYADYSVSIVNPIAMIESACMMLDYLKEKEIAIKIRKAVAQVISEAKVQTYDMLKMPGNPDVINNGAASTVQMADAIIEKLS, translated from the coding sequence ATGACTACAAGAACGATTGTTAGCATGCCAGGCGATGGTATTGGTCGCGTTGTACTTGAAGAAACCCAAAGAGTTTTACAGGCTGCCGGATTTAATGCCAATTATATAGAGGCTGATATTGGCTGGGAGTTTTGGTGTAAGGAGGGAAATCCTCTTCCCGAACGTACTATTAAGTTATTGAAAAAACATAAAATTGCTCTGTTTGGAGCAATAACCTCAAAACCGAAAGATGATGCGAGTAAAGAACTGGCAAGTAATTTACAGAATAAAGGCCTTGTTTATTCCAGTCCAATTGTTGGATTACGTCAGCATTTTAATTTGGATATTTGCATTCGTCCATGTAAAACCTATAAGGGAAACCCATTAAATTTTATTCGACGAGGAAAAAATAATGTAATTGAAGAACCTATGGTCGATGTTGTTATATTTCGACAAAATACCGAAGGTTTATATGGAGGTGTAGAATGGTCTAATCCTAATAATATTGTATACGCAGCATTAACGAGTCATCCTAAATTTGTAAAGAATTTTGGAACAGTTCCTCGTAAAGAATTATCTGTGTCGACACGAATTTTTTCTAAAAATGCAACAAGTAGAATTTTGTATGCAGCCTTCGATTATGCTCGAAAATACAATTACAAGTCGGTTACAGTTTGCGAAAAACCTAATGTAATTAGGGAAACTTCGGGAATGATGTTTCACTTAGCCCAGGAAATTCAAAGAAAGGAATATTCCGAAATTGATTTGTGGAATACAAATATTGATGCCCAAATGATGTGGCTTACTAAGAATCCTGAAAAATATGGAGTAATTGTAGCGGGTAATATGTTTGGAGATATTGTTTCTGATGGATTTGCTGGTTTAATTGGTGGTTTAGGCTTTGCTTGCAGTGCTCAAATGTCGGATGAGGGAGTTGCAGTTTTTGAACCTACACATGGTTCGGCACCTAAGTACGCCGATTATTCTGTTTCAATTGTTAATCCCATAGCAATGATAGAATCGGCCTGTATGATGCTCGATTATCTTAAAGAAAAAGAAATAGCCATAAAAATACGGAAGGCTGTTGCTCAGGTAATAAGTGAGGCTAAAGTGCAAACTTACGATATGCTGAAAATGCCAGGAAATCCCGATGTAATTAATAACGGAGCTGCTTCAACAGTACAAATGGCCGATGCAATTATAGAAAAGTTATCGTAA